From Novosphingobium resinovorum, the proteins below share one genomic window:
- a CDS encoding 4-(cytidine 5'-diphospho)-2-C-methyl-D-erythritol kinase, which translates to MLTETAYAKINLALHVRRRREDGYHELETLFAFVDDGDRLSGSLADADSLSTHGEFAAKIDDPFGNIVAKALSTLPHGKGWAVDLEKRLPVAAGLGGGSADAGAVFRMVERSAGLPGDWQTRAARLGADVPACVLSTTCIGTGTGTDLQPVESDLTGTPVLLVNPRVGVPTGPVFKAWDGVDRGEMPIGSVRRIALEGRNDLEAPAIAICPVVADMLAALRATEPFLARMSGSGATCFALYDSEAQLQAAWDKLAETQPHWWKMAGKLR; encoded by the coding sequence ATGCTGACCGAAACCGCCTATGCCAAGATCAACCTCGCGCTGCATGTTCGTCGTCGCCGTGAGGACGGGTATCACGAACTCGAAACGCTGTTCGCCTTCGTCGATGACGGCGACCGGCTGAGCGGCTCCCTCGCCGACGCCGACAGCCTCTCCACCCATGGCGAGTTCGCCGCCAAGATCGACGACCCGTTCGGCAACATCGTCGCCAAGGCGCTGTCCACCTTGCCTCATGGCAAAGGCTGGGCCGTCGATCTCGAAAAGCGCCTCCCCGTCGCGGCGGGTCTCGGCGGCGGATCGGCGGATGCAGGCGCGGTGTTCCGCATGGTGGAGCGCAGCGCGGGCCTTCCAGGCGACTGGCAGACGCGCGCTGCGAGGCTGGGCGCCGACGTGCCCGCCTGCGTCCTGTCCACCACCTGCATCGGCACCGGCACCGGCACCGATCTCCAGCCCGTCGAGAGTGACCTCACCGGCACCCCGGTCCTGCTCGTGAACCCGCGCGTGGGCGTGCCTACCGGGCCGGTGTTCAAGGCCTGGGACGGCGTCGATCGCGGCGAGATGCCCATCGGCTCCGTCCGCCGGATTGCACTGGAAGGCCGCAACGATCTAGAGGCTCCGGCCATCGCGATCTGCCCCGTCGTGGCCGATATGCTGGCAGCTTTGCGGGCGACCGAGCCGTTCCTCGCCCGCATGTCGGGCTCGGGCGCGACATGCTTTGCGCTTTACGACAGCGAGGCGCAATTGCAGGCGGCGTGGGATAAGCTGGCCGAAACTCAACCCCACTGGTGGAAAATGGCGGGCAAGTT
- a CDS encoding electron transfer flavoprotein-ubiquinone oxidoreductase, translating to MIEREEMPYDVVVVGGGPAGLATAIRLKQVDPELQVCVLEKGSEIGAHILSGATIDPKALDELLPTWREDGCPLAETPVTDNWHWHLTKKGKFSLPHIIQPPFMSNKGNYTGSLGNLCRWLAEQAEALEIEIFPGFPAAEILYDDAGAVIGVQTGDMGVDREGNPKGDYQPGMNLLGKYTVFCEGARGHLTKRLKTKYDLEANCEPQIYGIGIKELWDIPADKHVPGRVIHTQGWPMSENDAWGGGFLYHQANNQVALGFVTALDYKNPYIYPFEEFQRWKQHPEIRAILEGGKRVAYGARAINEGGWQSVPSLAFPGGVLAGCSAGFVNVPRIKGTHTAMKSGMLAAESIAAAIKAGREQDTLQDYDTAVRESWIAKELKLVQNAEPMVAKWGGELGTILAGADMWLRTLFGFGLAKPMKHHTDASETQRADLYKPIAYPKPDGVISFDRLTSVSYSFTNHEEDQPVHLKLKDPSIPTAVNLPVYAGPEARYCPAGVYEFLDAGDGPKLQINAQNCVHCKTCDIKDPTQNIEWVTPEGGGGPNYPNM from the coding sequence ATGATCGAACGCGAAGAGATGCCTTACGACGTTGTCGTCGTCGGCGGTGGACCTGCCGGTCTGGCGACCGCGATCCGCCTCAAGCAGGTGGACCCGGAACTGCAGGTCTGCGTGCTGGAGAAGGGCTCGGAGATCGGCGCGCACATCCTTTCGGGCGCGACGATCGACCCCAAGGCGCTTGACGAACTGCTGCCGACCTGGCGCGAGGACGGCTGCCCGCTGGCCGAAACGCCGGTGACGGACAACTGGCACTGGCACCTGACGAAGAAGGGCAAGTTCTCCCTTCCGCACATCATCCAGCCGCCCTTCATGTCGAACAAGGGCAACTACACCGGCTCGCTGGGCAACTTGTGCCGCTGGCTGGCCGAGCAGGCCGAAGCGCTGGAGATCGAGATCTTCCCGGGCTTCCCCGCCGCCGAGATACTCTATGACGATGCCGGCGCCGTGATCGGCGTGCAGACTGGCGACATGGGCGTCGACCGCGAGGGTAATCCCAAGGGGGACTACCAGCCGGGCATGAACCTGCTGGGCAAGTACACCGTGTTCTGCGAAGGCGCACGCGGCCACCTGACCAAGCGCCTCAAAACCAAGTACGACCTCGAAGCCAATTGCGAGCCGCAAATCTACGGCATCGGCATCAAGGAACTGTGGGACATCCCGGCGGACAAGCACGTCCCCGGCCGCGTGATCCACACCCAGGGCTGGCCGATGAGCGAGAACGACGCCTGGGGCGGCGGCTTCCTCTACCACCAGGCCAACAACCAGGTGGCGCTCGGCTTCGTGACCGCGCTCGACTACAAGAACCCGTACATCTACCCGTTCGAGGAATTCCAGCGCTGGAAGCAGCACCCGGAAATCCGCGCGATCCTGGAAGGCGGCAAGCGCGTCGCTTACGGTGCGCGCGCGATCAACGAGGGCGGCTGGCAGTCGGTGCCTAGCCTCGCGTTCCCCGGTGGCGTGCTGGCGGGCTGCTCGGCGGGCTTCGTCAACGTGCCGCGCATCAAGGGCACCCACACCGCGATGAAGAGCGGCATGCTGGCGGCCGAGTCCATCGCCGCCGCCATCAAGGCGGGCCGTGAGCAGGACACCCTGCAGGACTACGATACCGCCGTTCGCGAAAGCTGGATCGCCAAGGAACTCAAGCTCGTCCAGAACGCCGAGCCGATGGTGGCGAAGTGGGGCGGCGAGCTGGGCACGATCCTCGCGGGCGCCGACATGTGGCTGCGCACGCTGTTCGGCTTCGGCCTCGCCAAGCCGATGAAGCATCACACCGATGCGTCGGAAACCCAGCGCGCGGACCTGTACAAGCCGATCGCCTATCCCAAGCCCGACGGCGTCATCAGCTTCGATCGCCTGACCAGCGTGTCGTACTCCTTCACCAACCATGAGGAGGATCAGCCGGTCCACCTCAAGCTGAAGGACCCGAGCATCCCGACTGCGGTGAACCTGCCGGTCTATGCGGGGCCTGAGGCGCGTTACTGCCCGGCGGGGGTCTACGAGTTCCTCGACGCGGGCGATGGTCCCAAGCTGCAGATCAACGCGCAGAACTGCGTCCACTGCAAGACCTGCGACATCAAGGATCCCACGCAGAATATCGAATGGGTCACGCCCGAAGGCGGCGGCGGCCCGAACTACCCGAATATGTGA